Proteins from one Deinococcus sp. AB2017081 genomic window:
- a CDS encoding carboxypeptidase-like regulatory domain-containing protein has product MNATRPRPRHARPLAPVLGLLLAGGAAQAATGTVQGQALDTAGKPLGGVQVWIKPVVTTGVAEAVTDGKGRYAVPGLPPVGYRAYAWLAVPYRGKTFCYRLASAAGGDDSPFVPNGTLTRNFRWQLSGRIPDQEPYSDLGYYGGSLPLMAGFGQERWATQDDEIELTLTPTGPLIDGSAGKVLTRTAPARGMALDVPIGTYRVQATFIAASGKREPLTVSATDGDYAAQATVNFRPSGDTCKGTTGGAPGRAYVYWRFQ; this is encoded by the coding sequence ATGAACGCGACCAGACCCAGACCACGCCACGCCAGACCACTCGCGCCCGTCCTCGGGCTGCTGCTCGCCGGGGGGGCCGCGCAGGCCGCGACCGGCACCGTGCAGGGCCAGGCCCTCGACACCGCCGGCAAGCCCCTGGGCGGCGTGCAGGTGTGGATCAAGCCCGTCGTCACGACCGGTGTCGCCGAGGCCGTCACGGACGGCAAGGGCCGCTACGCGGTGCCGGGGCTGCCGCCCGTGGGCTACCGCGCATACGCGTGGCTGGCGGTGCCGTACCGGGGCAAGACCTTCTGCTACCGCCTCGCGTCGGCAGCGGGCGGAGACGACAGCCCCTTCGTCCCGAACGGCACCCTGACGCGCAACTTCCGCTGGCAGCTGTCGGGCCGCATCCCGGATCAGGAGCCGTACAGCGACCTGGGCTACTACGGCGGCAGCCTGCCGCTGATGGCCGGCTTCGGCCAGGAGCGCTGGGCGACGCAGGACGACGAGATCGAACTCACCCTCACGCCCACCGGGCCGCTCATCGACGGCAGCGCGGGGAAGGTGCTCACGAGAACCGCGCCCGCGCGGGGCATGGCGCTCGACGTGCCCATCGGGACGTACCGCGTGCAGGCGACCTTCATCGCCGCGAGCGGCAAGCGCGAGCCGCTCACCGTCTCCGCGACGGACGGCGACTACGCCGCGCAGGCGACCGTGAACTTCAGGCCCTCGGGGGACACCTGCAAGGGCACGACCGGCGGCGCGCCGGGCCGCGCGTACGTGTACTGGCGGTTCCAGTGA